In Listeria cossartiae subsp. cossartiae, one genomic interval encodes:
- a CDS encoding ComE operon protein 2, with protein sequence MQRIAWDQFFMAQSHLISSRSTCTRLMVGATIVRDKRIIAGGYNGSIAGGDHCAEHGCYVVDGHCIRTIHAEMNAILQCAKFGATTDNAELYVTHFPCLACTKSIIQAGIKKVYFAKDYKNHSYALELFKIAGVELQKVEFDESVLQVNNWNEEKMHTLVKEAAVEVNIEPEKAEQLYQHISEKLN encoded by the coding sequence GTGCAAAGGATCGCATGGGATCAGTTTTTTATGGCGCAAAGTCATCTAATATCATCAAGGAGCACGTGTACACGACTAATGGTAGGTGCGACAATAGTTCGAGATAAACGTATTATTGCGGGCGGATATAACGGATCCATCGCTGGTGGGGATCACTGTGCAGAACATGGTTGTTATGTTGTAGACGGTCACTGTATCCGAACCATTCATGCAGAAATGAACGCTATCCTACAATGTGCCAAATTCGGTGCCACGACAGATAATGCAGAATTATATGTGACGCATTTCCCTTGTCTTGCTTGTACGAAATCAATTATTCAAGCAGGAATCAAGAAAGTATATTTCGCCAAAGATTACAAAAATCATTCGTACGCTTTGGAATTATTTAAAATTGCTGGTGTTGAATTGCAAAAAGTAGAATTTGATGAATCCGTTCTCCAAGTAAACAATTGGAACGAAGAAAAAATGCATACTTTAGTCAAAGAAGCAGCAGTCGAAGTAAATATCGAACCAGAAAAAGCAGAGCAACTGTACCAACACATCTCAGAAAAATTGAACTAA
- a CDS encoding helix-hairpin-helix domain-containing protein, translating into MLELLKKHKNYFLIGIAILCAGLVYICLPDGGTDEISAKQTATKEEKPVKEEIKTSNHLYIDIKGAVRTPGVYKLPADARVQDVVKMAGGLTEEADNSKLNLAEKLKDEMSIYVYKKGEEGSELPVSNTRETTSTTDKININNATKVDLQQVPGIGDSKATAIIEYREKEGLFQTIEDLKNVSGIGEKTVEKLKEYLDVN; encoded by the coding sequence ATGTTGGAGCTACTGAAAAAACACAAAAATTATTTTTTGATTGGCATTGCTATTCTTTGTGCTGGATTAGTTTATATTTGTTTGCCAGATGGAGGAACAGATGAGATATCGGCAAAACAAACCGCAACGAAAGAAGAAAAACCAGTTAAGGAAGAAATCAAGACGTCGAATCACTTGTACATCGACATTAAAGGCGCAGTACGGACACCTGGCGTGTATAAATTACCAGCTGATGCTAGAGTGCAAGATGTAGTGAAAATGGCAGGAGGACTCACAGAAGAAGCGGATAACAGCAAATTAAACCTAGCTGAAAAGTTAAAAGACGAAATGAGTATTTATGTCTACAAAAAAGGCGAAGAAGGATCAGAATTACCTGTATCAAACACAAGAGAAACAACCAGTACAACCGATAAAATCAATATTAACAACGCAACAAAAGTAGATTTACAACAAGTACCCGGTATTGGTGACTCAAAAGCAACCGCCATTATTGAGTACCGCGAAAAAGAAGGCTTGTTTCAAACAATAGAGGACTTAAAAAATGTTTCTGGCATTGGCGAAAAGACAGTAGAAAAATTAAAAGAATATTTGGATGTTAATTAA
- a CDS encoding class I SAM-dependent DNA methyltransferase: MSYEYFPGFYDRLMDSELYDEWVEFSADFIGDDPKKVLDLACGTAEFALRLSFLGHQVTGVDLSAEMVAVAKEKVAAAEINLPILEQDMSKLALNQTFDVITCFCDSLNYLETEQALEDTIQAVCAHLEPNGLFLFDVHSVFKIEQGFKDYSYGDSDEEISTIWNSFPGEYPHSVEHELTFYILGEDDTYNRVDELHKERTYPITTYENILKKAGFTKIDVYADFSLEKPTNTSERIFFVARK, from the coding sequence ATGAGTTATGAATATTTCCCAGGATTTTATGATCGACTCATGGATTCTGAACTTTATGATGAATGGGTAGAATTTTCTGCTGATTTTATTGGAGACGACCCGAAAAAAGTACTTGATTTAGCCTGCGGAACCGCGGAATTTGCTTTACGATTAAGCTTTCTAGGCCATCAAGTTACCGGTGTAGATTTATCAGCAGAAATGGTGGCCGTTGCCAAAGAAAAAGTCGCGGCAGCTGAGATCAATTTACCAATTTTAGAGCAAGATATGTCGAAATTAGCATTAAATCAAACATTTGATGTTATCACGTGTTTCTGCGATTCGCTTAATTATTTGGAGACAGAACAAGCACTGGAGGATACAATTCAAGCAGTATGTGCACATTTAGAACCAAATGGCTTATTTTTATTTGATGTCCATTCTGTATTTAAAATAGAGCAAGGCTTTAAAGATTATTCATACGGAGATAGTGATGAGGAAATTTCCACCATTTGGAATTCTTTTCCTGGCGAGTATCCACATTCCGTCGAACATGAGCTAACTTTTTACATTTTAGGGGAAGACGATACGTATAACCGGGTAGACGAATTACACAAAGAGCGAACCTATCCAATCACGACATATGAAAATATATTAAAAAAAGCCGGCTTTACGAAAATAGATGTTTACGCTGATTTTAGCCTTGAAAAACCAACCAATACAAGCGAAAGAATCTTTTTCGTAGCCAGAAAGTAA
- the rsfS gene encoding ribosome silencing factor → MNSYDTLMLTAKAADDKRAEDILALDMKGLSSFADYFVICHGNSDKQVQAIAREIKEKALENQVDVKRLEGFDAAQWVLIDLGDVIIHVFHKEERSYYNLEKLWGDAPLVDVSAAFVS, encoded by the coding sequence TTGAACAGTTACGATACATTAATGCTGACCGCAAAGGCAGCAGACGATAAAAGAGCAGAGGATATTTTAGCATTAGACATGAAGGGGTTATCAAGCTTTGCGGATTATTTCGTTATCTGCCACGGTAATTCAGACAAACAAGTCCAAGCAATCGCTCGTGAAATTAAAGAAAAAGCATTAGAAAACCAAGTAGATGTGAAACGTTTAGAAGGTTTTGATGCGGCACAATGGGTGTTAATCGACTTAGGTGATGTGATTATCCATGTGTTCCACAAAGAAGAACGTTCTTACTATAACTTAGAAAAACTATGGGGAGACGCACCACTTGTGGACGTTTCTGCGGCGTTTGTCTCTTAA
- the yqeK gene encoding bis(5'-nucleosyl)-tetraphosphatase (symmetrical) YqeK produces the protein MERNEVLKKVEAAMPSARFTHTLGVEKAAVELAEHYHMDVEKARITALLHDYAKYYEDDKARKIIEDEGYDPRLLEFHRSLWHAPVGAYLAEKEFGITDTEILEAIRLHTTGSATMSDFDKLIYLADYTEQGRTFPGVYKARRLALKSLDEAMLFALSNTITHLIKKQQLVFPDTLDAYNYFVNLNLEGDY, from the coding sequence ATGGAAAGAAATGAAGTGCTAAAAAAAGTAGAAGCAGCTATGCCTAGTGCACGTTTTACGCACACTTTAGGCGTAGAAAAAGCAGCTGTAGAACTTGCAGAACATTATCATATGGATGTAGAAAAAGCACGAATCACCGCTTTATTACACGATTATGCCAAGTACTATGAAGATGATAAAGCAAGAAAAATCATCGAGGACGAGGGTTACGATCCGCGTTTGCTGGAATTTCATCGTTCGCTGTGGCACGCTCCAGTTGGCGCTTATTTGGCCGAAAAAGAATTTGGTATTACTGATACAGAAATTCTAGAAGCTATTCGCTTGCATACAACAGGAAGCGCTACGATGTCTGATTTCGATAAACTTATCTACTTAGCCGACTATACAGAACAAGGAAGAACATTTCCCGGTGTATATAAAGCACGTAGATTAGCACTTAAATCATTGGACGAAGCGATGTTATTCGCTCTATCTAATACGATTACGCACTTGATTAAAAAGCAACAATTGGTTTTTCCAGATACTTTGGATGCCTACAATTATTTTGTTAATTTAAATTTGGAAGGAGACTATTAA
- a CDS encoding nicotinate-nucleotide adenylyltransferase, whose protein sequence is MKRKVGILGGTFDPPHLAHLHMAEEAKKQLGLEKILFLPNKIPPHKHISGMASSEARVEMLQLMIEGIDSFEVDTRELLRAGKSYTYDTMRDMISEQPDTDFYFIIGGDMVEYLPKWYHIDDLVKMVTFVGVNRPLYQPEVPYDVVKIDMPETTISSTEIRNDIEHAKSFLPEKVWSYIKEHQLYGKK, encoded by the coding sequence ATGAAACGTAAAGTCGGTATCTTAGGCGGAACATTTGATCCACCGCATTTAGCGCACCTCCACATGGCAGAAGAGGCCAAAAAGCAGCTCGGTCTTGAAAAAATTCTATTTCTACCTAATAAAATTCCGCCACATAAACATATTAGTGGCATGGCTTCCAGTGAGGCACGTGTTGAAATGCTTCAATTGATGATAGAGGGTATTGATTCGTTTGAAGTTGATACACGTGAACTTCTGCGCGCGGGAAAGTCCTATACGTATGATACAATGCGTGATATGATAAGCGAGCAACCGGATACTGATTTTTATTTTATTATCGGCGGAGACATGGTAGAATATTTGCCAAAGTGGTATCATATAGATGACTTAGTAAAAATGGTAACGTTCGTTGGGGTTAATCGCCCACTTTATCAACCAGAAGTTCCTTATGATGTCGTTAAAATCGACATGCCGGAAACGACTATTTCTTCCACAGAAATTAGGAATGATATCGAACATGCGAAATCCTTTTTACCAGAAAAAGTATGGTCATATATAAAGGAGCATCAACTTTATGGAAAGAAATGA
- the yhbY gene encoding ribosome assembly RNA-binding protein YhbY, with product MLTATQKRFLRKEAHNIQPIFQVGKGSVSPNLIIHVKEALEVRELIKISILQNCEEDKQTVAEKISARSGADIVQVIGRTIILYKTSVNKPQIKLP from the coding sequence ATGTTAACAGCTACACAAAAACGTTTTTTAAGAAAAGAAGCACATAATATCCAACCAATTTTCCAAGTAGGAAAAGGAAGCGTATCACCAAACTTAATTATTCACGTAAAAGAAGCGCTAGAAGTGAGAGAATTAATTAAAATCTCCATTCTACAAAACTGTGAAGAAGATAAACAAACCGTTGCAGAGAAAATCAGCGCGCGTTCAGGAGCAGATATCGTCCAAGTGATTGGTAGAACGATTATTCTCTATAAAACTTCTGTAAACAAGCCACAAATTAAATTGCCGTAA
- the aroE gene encoding shikimate dehydrogenase — translation MEKYVVIGNPIRHSLSPAMQNRIFQELGMNAEYNSVLIEEDAFETEIKKLMDSGVRGFNITTPFKERILPFLDELEDLAAASGAVNTVLRKDDKWYGFNTDGKGYLEGLEEIRPITAADSILITGAGGASKAIYLALTSHTDAKITVANRTTEKAIEMTKDNANHHAMTLQEAENKLADFTIIIQTTSIGLEASKNKSPISLANVSKGTICSDIIYNPAETAFLKEAKKNGAITQNGLPMFVNQGALAFEIWTGIKPERSLMKEAVLEQLGGN, via the coding sequence TTGGAAAAATATGTTGTTATCGGAAATCCTATTCGTCACTCGTTATCACCAGCTATGCAAAATCGGATTTTCCAAGAACTTGGAATGAACGCGGAGTATAACTCTGTTTTAATAGAAGAAGACGCTTTTGAAACAGAAATTAAAAAATTAATGGATTCTGGCGTGCGTGGTTTTAACATCACTACACCTTTTAAAGAGCGCATTTTACCATTTTTAGACGAATTAGAAGATCTTGCAGCAGCATCTGGCGCAGTGAATACTGTGCTCAGAAAAGACGACAAATGGTACGGATTCAACACAGATGGCAAAGGCTACTTAGAAGGATTAGAAGAAATTCGTCCGATTACAGCGGCTGATTCGATTTTAATCACTGGGGCAGGCGGGGCAAGTAAGGCGATTTATCTCGCGCTTACGAGTCATACAGACGCCAAAATCACCGTTGCCAACCGAACAACAGAAAAAGCGATAGAGATGACGAAAGATAACGCGAATCACCATGCGATGACACTGCAAGAAGCAGAAAATAAGTTGGCTGACTTTACGATTATCATTCAAACCACATCTATCGGTCTTGAAGCTTCTAAAAACAAAAGCCCGATTTCACTGGCAAATGTGTCAAAAGGAACGATTTGTTCTGATATTATTTATAATCCAGCCGAAACGGCCTTTTTAAAAGAAGCAAAGAAAAATGGAGCTATTACCCAAAATGGCTTGCCGATGTTTGTTAATCAAGGGGCACTTGCCTTTGAAATATGGACTGGTATTAAACCAGAGCGATCACTGATGAAAGAAGCAGTACTCGAACAATTAGGAGGAAACTAA
- the yqeH gene encoding ribosome biogenesis GTPase YqeH: MTEEIRCIGCGAIIQTEDPDKIGYAPKSSLNNEQVICKRCFRLKHYNEIQDVALTDDDFLRILNQISSKQALIVYVVDIFDFDGSWLPGLPRFAGSNPVLLVGNKEDVLPKSLKRDKLTRWMRTRAKEQGLAATDVVLVSAEKGHGFDTLLEKIDELRSGQDVYVVGCTNVGKSTLINRIIKQASGENNVITTSQFPGTTLDKIEIPLADGNVLVDTPGIINHHQMAHFIDTNTLKAITPKKEIKPAVFQLNEEQTLFLGALARLDYVSGGRKSLVVYVSNNLPIHRTKLEKAEALYENQAGLVLQPPTEEGMKTLPKLVPYSFTVKEKADIVFSGLGWVTIPEGGAKVTAWVPEGVSATIRTSLV; this comes from the coding sequence TTGACAGAAGAAATAAGATGTATTGGTTGTGGGGCCATTATTCAAACAGAAGATCCTGACAAAATCGGCTATGCGCCAAAATCATCCCTCAATAATGAACAAGTTATTTGTAAAAGATGTTTTCGTCTAAAGCATTACAATGAAATTCAAGATGTTGCGCTAACAGATGATGATTTTTTACGCATTTTAAATCAAATTAGTTCGAAGCAGGCATTAATCGTCTATGTGGTGGATATTTTTGATTTTGATGGCAGTTGGTTACCGGGACTTCCTCGTTTTGCAGGAAGCAACCCTGTATTACTTGTTGGTAACAAAGAAGACGTGTTACCAAAATCATTAAAACGCGATAAATTAACACGCTGGATGAGAACGCGTGCCAAAGAGCAGGGCTTGGCGGCGACGGATGTTGTTTTAGTCAGCGCGGAAAAAGGTCACGGTTTTGATACCCTTTTAGAGAAAATTGATGAATTACGAAGCGGACAAGATGTGTATGTTGTCGGTTGTACAAATGTTGGTAAATCAACGCTTATCAATCGGATTATTAAACAAGCATCTGGTGAAAATAATGTGATTACAACATCGCAATTCCCGGGAACAACGCTTGATAAAATCGAAATCCCATTAGCAGATGGCAATGTACTTGTGGACACACCAGGAATTATTAACCATCACCAAATGGCGCATTTCATTGATACAAATACATTAAAAGCTATTACACCTAAAAAAGAAATAAAACCAGCCGTTTTCCAATTAAACGAAGAGCAAACCTTGTTCTTAGGCGCGCTTGCTCGTTTGGATTACGTTTCAGGTGGCCGTAAATCGCTTGTTGTCTATGTATCAAACAATTTACCAATTCACCGCACGAAATTAGAAAAAGCCGAAGCATTATATGAAAATCAAGCTGGACTAGTTCTTCAACCGCCAACCGAAGAAGGAATGAAAACATTACCTAAACTCGTGCCATATTCCTTTACTGTAAAAGAAAAAGCGGATATTGTCTTTTCTGGACTTGGCTGGGTTACGATTCCAGAAGGTGGCGCAAAAGTAACTGCTTGGGTTCCAGAAGGCGTAAGCGCAACTATCCGGACATCACTCGTTTAA
- a CDS encoding YqeG family HAD IIIA-type phosphatase, whose translation MLKQFSPDKMLNTPFGITAEQLRKMGKTTILTDLDNTLLAWDQLDATDEVINWFTILKEEGIKVMIFSNNNEERVARVAKAIDVPYLARAKKPLGANFRWALKELNATPEETVMIGDQIMTDIFGGNRQKLTTIFVRPVKQTDGMATKLNRMMESVILKRLEKKNQIKWEESL comes from the coding sequence GTGTTAAAGCAATTCTCACCAGATAAAATGTTGAATACTCCATTTGGAATAACAGCAGAGCAGCTTCGAAAAATGGGAAAGACTACTATTTTAACTGATCTTGACAATACGCTGCTCGCATGGGATCAACTAGATGCAACGGATGAAGTTATCAACTGGTTTACTATATTAAAAGAAGAAGGAATCAAAGTAATGATTTTTTCTAATAATAATGAAGAACGAGTTGCTCGTGTGGCAAAAGCAATCGATGTCCCTTATTTAGCGCGGGCTAAAAAACCCTTAGGCGCTAATTTCCGCTGGGCATTGAAAGAACTAAATGCAACGCCAGAAGAAACTGTGATGATTGGTGATCAAATTATGACAGATATATTCGGTGGAAATCGTCAAAAATTAACAACCATTTTTGTTCGTCCCGTGAAACAAACCGATGGAATGGCGACAAAATTAAATCGAATGATGGAAAGCGTTATTTTAAAACGATTAGAAAAGAAAAACCAAATTAAGTGGGAGGAATCACTTTGA
- a CDS encoding M3 family oligoendopeptidase, with the protein MSKDYALTWDLENIYAGGSGSEELQQTLQEVKADLDSFVANVAEWEVPENVEASAEFLLLVNQNADISKILLTAGSFLECLASADINDTRANELSALIYQYVATLATAEDEWHDKFAQVSDRVWDELMQQNGLSQISFILSEARTNRRKKGSKEQEAAINSLAVDGYRGWSDHYDTIVGKLRMHVTIDGEEKDVSAGQALNLLNHPDRAVRQAVFKEYTRVWQEESRLFSDTLNHLSGFRLATYDIRKWENILDEPLAINRLDEQTLQSMWNVIQTNKPTFVRFLDRKANLLGLEKLSFYDVEAPLVFSSEPKKYTYQEGAEFIIEQFNKFSPKMANFAESAFEKGWIEAEDRDNKRPGGFCTDFPVEKESRIFMTYDGAPGTVATLAHELGHAFHSHVIRDEPFENTDYAMNVAETASTFAEMIIADASVKDAKTKEEKITLLEDKIGRSIAFFMNIHARFIFECNFYEARKQGVVSVDRLNSLMEEAQREAYLDALDEYHPQFWASKLHFYIADVPFYNFPYTFGYLFSLGIYHKAQAEGASYEDKYIALLQDTGSMTTEQLAEKHLGVDLRKADFWEEAVALAAKDVEDFLALTEEYVK; encoded by the coding sequence ATGTCAAAAGATTATGCATTAACATGGGATTTAGAAAATATATATGCTGGCGGCAGCGGTTCTGAAGAATTACAGCAAACGCTTCAAGAGGTAAAAGCTGATTTAGATAGCTTTGTCGCAAATGTCGCTGAATGGGAAGTTCCTGAAAATGTGGAAGCCTCTGCAGAATTTTTACTTCTAGTAAACCAAAACGCAGATATTTCGAAAATTTTACTTACAGCAGGTTCTTTTTTAGAATGTCTTGCTTCTGCTGATATCAATGATACTCGTGCAAATGAGCTTTCGGCGTTAATTTATCAATATGTCGCAACACTTGCTACTGCTGAAGATGAATGGCATGACAAATTTGCACAAGTTTCTGACCGCGTTTGGGACGAGCTAATGCAACAAAACGGTTTATCGCAAATTAGCTTTATTTTGAGTGAAGCGCGCACCAATCGCCGTAAAAAAGGCAGTAAAGAACAAGAAGCGGCTATTAATTCTTTAGCTGTCGATGGTTATCGCGGCTGGTCTGACCATTATGATACAATCGTTGGTAAACTACGCATGCACGTTACAATTGACGGAGAAGAAAAAGACGTTTCTGCTGGACAAGCGCTAAACTTATTAAACCATCCAGACCGCGCAGTTCGTCAAGCCGTTTTCAAAGAATATACACGGGTTTGGCAAGAGGAATCTCGTTTGTTTAGCGATACATTAAATCATTTATCTGGCTTCCGTTTAGCTACATATGATATTCGTAAATGGGAAAATATTCTCGATGAACCGCTTGCTATCAATCGTTTAGATGAGCAAACATTGCAATCGATGTGGAATGTTATCCAAACGAATAAACCTACTTTTGTTCGCTTTTTAGATCGCAAAGCAAACTTACTTGGTTTAGAGAAATTAAGCTTTTATGATGTGGAAGCTCCTCTTGTATTTTCAAGTGAACCGAAGAAATATACGTATCAAGAAGGCGCGGAATTTATCATTGAGCAATTTAATAAATTCAGTCCAAAAATGGCAAATTTTGCGGAATCTGCTTTTGAAAAAGGTTGGATTGAAGCAGAAGATCGTGATAACAAACGTCCTGGTGGTTTTTGTACCGACTTCCCTGTTGAGAAAGAAAGTCGTATTTTCATGACATATGATGGCGCTCCTGGTACGGTCGCTACCCTTGCACATGAGCTTGGACATGCTTTCCACTCTCACGTTATTCGCGATGAGCCTTTTGAAAACACTGATTATGCCATGAACGTTGCAGAAACTGCTTCTACTTTTGCGGAAATGATTATTGCCGATGCCTCTGTAAAAGATGCCAAAACAAAAGAAGAAAAAATTACCTTATTGGAAGATAAAATTGGTCGTAGTATTGCCTTCTTTATGAATATTCATGCTCGTTTTATTTTCGAATGTAATTTCTATGAAGCACGTAAACAAGGCGTAGTTTCCGTTGATAGACTTAATTCCTTAATGGAAGAGGCACAACGCGAAGCATATTTGGATGCGTTAGATGAGTATCATCCACAGTTCTGGGCTTCTAAATTACATTTTTATATTGCTGATGTACCGTTTTATAACTTCCCATATACGTTCGGTTACTTGTTCTCGCTTGGTATTTACCATAAAGCTCAAGCAGAAGGTGCTAGTTATGAAGATAAGTACATTGCGCTACTACAAGACACTGGCTCCATGACGACCGAACAACTTGCTGAAAAACATCTAGGAGTTGACTTACGTAAAGCTGACTTCTGGGAAGAAGCAGTTGCTCTAGCCGCTAAAGATGTAGAAGATTTCCTTGCTTTAACAGAAGAATACGTAAAATAA